A genomic region of Megalobrama amblycephala isolate DHTTF-2021 linkage group LG6, ASM1881202v1, whole genome shotgun sequence contains the following coding sequences:
- the ankar gene encoding ankyrin and armadillo repeat-containing protein isoform X1: protein MENPTDQSSDSAVRAALTAQSLLQKYDRRELQELLSLTSSNWLLSGEEHNQPVDAPPGIIRQMRNILAPNIIILAPFDSCLPLDYKVVHQIVRELTVGIYGFNQVPVISLVPNYDQSSTCQLPPAYYDTKVGQILINIDYTMKALWHGSYISREKRMRFSELWRSIMAVDSDGVPQTKKDVLAEFLNAGLTDISDDPCYQDIYKENIDVDPTYEPNSADEENLFSQYSENILIKLSAYLTSVRQHQNLFVFEGSHSLSNVVRLIEDSIDLATYQRLQKRLSDQIILVRKHLERNAEVSRDLAYLKLITFLVPLLISLRKKMLIPNLSQMLPPLSDDKLKTEREVPPHILGPEFACKHFPRKQDQYFHLHGGIEFDVGTPPLDDITEEMKVAFRTLQSQAANYLYELLRQDSTYKTQFPIPLSEIEGKSYNVISIELESLYPQQNTVQWWGALNASIKNLKGKRLPLTDIEQHEQFKKTFGSTKAIKCKNVAFGLKSAAERGLCAAFHSLSRRNPASHLHVLDEQGLSLLHHATANNQSHIILQLAAAGVNLNQTRSERFTNTGKPGVGGPFIEGAGLTPLHLAAQCGSLESLNCLLALQADYKLVDKRGWMAIHFAAFYGQVACIQALCRKDPTLLEMKTPAEYGSSPLLLSATSGSLEALDVLLSTGANWKEEDSKGNNTVHLAALYFHTDVLRHLIQLNLDGLPVWRILVEMIQSEDSRRLEMALRCLEALCVNTESSCEDIMEAGGIPVLVGLLCSDRQVVQCMATAVLCHMSENAKVCEDLVHHGAVPVVIKLLSGRQPELHSRCAVILADLAGHSEQHQSLIAQLGGVTLVVKLLTSDLQDVLVNAVRCIRTLCIRSPCNQTAVAHAGGVPHLVEFLSVNSEVLQEEACLALAELARGHRENQELICETGAVDALVQALRERKIPVKVKAATALESIASHNPAIQQCFLRQSAANYLLQLLKVFQLDVREQGATSLWALAGQTLKQQKLMAEKMGYPVILDLLLSSSDKMQYVGCRAAIALIRDSRTHQDGFCREYGVPPLVRLLRGSRTALKTLLSVIKALGCLCIGVALKNNKNSQKIIYREKAIPTLLELLKSHESPEVKVQVAQTLACVLMGNQKLQREFWEQEDFSYEIVLELLMDENKNICLDAGHALSLFAYNNKAQQKVIRQMGGIPMKTYETFLNSDNETERAKAAFQIVVLARVISASDEVNLTARGVTDLVELLQSDQSTTVVIAAQLLASLAHIRAGTTDAIVTMGAIEHLSAHLDSEDGEVRTACASALGYLTSNRFAHRQLLTKCRKNPHIYDLLKKNLAQDARISQFFTAEFERQRRIGFPSLSLEINGGPPVPHRDNKGLSKRLNARCSRSAVGERETPAPLPHHIRQRARTANPRNKTGQTSCHGT from the exons ATGGAGAACCCAACCGACCAGAGCAGCGACAGTGCTGTTCGTGCTGCGTTGACCGCTCAGTCTTTACTGCAGAAATATGACCGCAGGGAACTGCAAGAACTGCTCAGCCTGACCTCCAGTAACTGGCTGCTCAGTGGTGAAGAACACAACCAGCCCGTGGATGCACCTCCAGGCATCATAAGACAAATGAGGAACATCTTAGCTCCCAACATAATCATTCTGGCTCCCTTTGACTCATGTTTGCCCCTGGATTACAAAGTGGTTCACCAGATTGTGAGGGAGCTGACTGTGGGAATATATGGTTTTAACCAAGTTCCTGTCATCAGTTTGGTGCCCAACTATGACCAGAGCTCCACGTGCCAGTTACCGCCAGCATATTACGATACAAAAGTCGGTCAGATACTAATAAACATAGATTATACCATGAAGGCTCTCTGGCACGGGAGTTACATTTCTAGAGAAAAACGCATGCGCTTCTCTGAGTTATGGAGATCTATCATGGCAGTGGATTCAGATGGTGTGCCTCAAACAAAGAAAGATGTGCTCGCAGAGTTCCTCAATGCAG GTTTAACAGACATCTCAGATGATCCATGTTATCAGGACATTTATAAGGAGAACATTGATGTAGACCCAACATATGAACCCAACAGTGCAGACGAGGAGAATCTCTTCTCACAATACTCAGAGAACATACTGATCAAGTTGAGCGCCTACCTGACCTCTGTCCGCCAGCACCAAAATCTCTTTGTGTTTGAGGGGTCTCATAGCCTGTCTAATGTGGTCCGACTCATTGAGGACAGCATTGATCTGGCCACCTACCAGAGGCTACAGAAAAGGCTGTCGGACCAGATTATTCTGGTGAGAAAGCACCTTGAGAGGAATGCAGAAGTCTCCAGAGACCTTGCATACCTGAAACTCATCACATTCCTGGTGCCCTTGCTGATATCTTTAAGGAAAAAGATGCTGATTCCTAATCTGTCTCAAATGCTCCCACCTTTGTCAG ATGACAAGCTGAAAACAGAACGAGAGGTTCCTCCACACATTCTTGGACCAGAATTTGCATGCAAGCACTTTCCACGAAAGCAAGATCAGTATTTTCACCTTCACGGAGGGATTGAATTTGATGTGGGGACTCCTCCTCTTGATGACATCACTGAGGAAATGAAG gtGGCTTTCAGAACTCTGCAGTCTCAAGCAGCCAATTATCTTTACGAGTTGCTTCGTCAGGACTCCACTTACAAAACACAGTTTCCAATTCCACTCAGTGAGATTGAAGGGAAAAG CTATAATGTCATCTCCATTGAGTTAGAATCGCTTTATCCCCAACAAAACACGGTTCAGTGGTGGGGGGCTTTAAACGCTTCCATTAAAAACCTCAAAGGGAAGAGACTGCCCTTGACGGACATTGAGCAACACGAGCAGTTCAAGAAAACATTTGGTTCCACAAAAGCTATAAAGTGCAAG AACGTGGCATTTGGGCTGAAATCAGCAGCAGAGAGAGGACTGTGTGCAGCGTTTCACTCACTAAGTCGCAGGAACCCAGCATCCCACCTGCATGTTCTTGATGAGCAGGGTCTCTCTCTGCTTCATCACGCTACAGCCAACAACCAATCACACATCATCCTTCAGCTTGCTGCAGCAGGAGTCAATCTCAACCAGACACGCAGTGAGAGATTCACTAACACAG GAAAACCAGGTGTTGGAGGTCCATTCATAGAAGGAGCTG gGCTCACACCATTGCACCTCGCTGCACAATGTGGCTCCCTTGAATCCTTAAACTGTCTTCTAGCACTGCAAGCAGACTATAAACTAGTGGATAAGAGAGGCTGGATGGCTATTCATTTTGCAGCCTTTTACGGACAGGTGGCATGTATTCAAGCACTATGCAGGAAAGACCCTACGTTATTGGAGATGAAGACCCCTGCTGA GTATGGTAGTTCACCACTCTTATTGTCAGCGACCTCTGGTTCACTGGAAGCTCTGGACGTCCTGCTGTCCACTGGGGCAAACTGGAAAGAGGAAGACAGCAAGGGAAATAACACAGTCCACCTGGCAGCACTTTACTTTCACACAGATGTCCTTAGACACCTCATTCAGCTGAACTTGGATGGGCTTCCTGTGTGGAGGATTCTTGTCG AAATGATCCAGAGTGAGGACTCCAGGCGGTTGGAGATGGCCCTCAGGTGTCTTGAGGCTCTTTGTGTAAACACTGAGTCCTCCTGTGAGGACATAATGGAAGCAG GAGGTATTCCGGTGCTGGTGGGCCTCCTTTGTTCAGACAGACAGGTGGTGCAGTGCATGGCTACAGCTGTGCTGTGTCATATGTCAGAGAATGCAAAAGTCTGTGAAGATCTGGTGCATCATGGTGCCGTACCGGTGGTGATCAAGCTCCTCAGTGGCCGTCAGCCTGAGCTGCACTCCCGCTGTGCTGTTATACTAGCCGATCTGGCGGGACACAGTGAGCAGCACCAAAGCCTTATTGCTCAGCTG GGTGGGGTGACCCTAGTGGTGAAGCTCCTGACCTCTGACCTCCAAGATGTGCTAGTAAATGCTGTCAGGTGCATCCGTACTCTATGCATCAGAAGCCCATGCAACCAAACTGCTGTTGCACACGCTGGAGGAGTTCCACATCTCGTCGAATTCCTGTCTGTGAACTCTG AAGTATTGCAGGAAGAGGCTTGTTTGGCCCTTGCAGAGCTGGCTCGGGGTCACAGGGAGAACCAGGAGCTCATATGTGAGACAGGAGCGGTCGATGCACTGGTGCAAGCCCTGCGAGAGAGGAAGATACCTGTTAAGGTCAAGGCGGCCACAGCGCTTGAATCTATAGCCAGTCACAATCCTGCCATACAGCAGTGCTTCCTCAGGCAGTCGGCTGCTAACTATCTTTTACAACTTTTAAAG GTGTTCCAGCTGGACGTGCGGGAACAGGGTGCAACGTCTCTGTGGGCCCTGGCCGGGCAAACTCTGAAGCAACAGAAACTCATGGCAGAGAAGATGGGCTACCCTGTCATCCTTGACCTTCTTCTGTCCTCTTCAGACAAAATGCAATACGTGG GGTGCAGAGCGGCAATAGCGCTTATCCGAGATAGTCGTACCCATCAGGATGGCTTTTGCAGGGAGTACGGGGTGCCGCCTTTGGTGCGTTTGCTTCGAGGGTCACGAACAGCACTGAAGACCCTGCTCAGTGTCATCAAAGCCTTGGGTTGTTTGTGCATTG GAGTTGCgctcaaaaataataaaaacagtcaAAAGATTATTTACAGAGAAAAGGCCATTCCTACATTATTAGAGCTTTTAAAATCCCATGAATCTCCAGAGGTGAAG gTACAAGTGGCTCAGACTCTCGCCTGTGTGCTGATGGGGAACCAAAAACTCCAGAGGGAATTTTGGGAACAAGAGGACTTCTCTTATGAAATTGTTCTGGAGCTCCTGATGGATGAAAATAAA AACATTTGTCTGGATGCTGGACATGCATTATCCCTGTTTGCATACAACAACAAAGCACAACAGAAGGTAATTCGACAAATGGGAGGAATTCCAATGAAGACATACGAGACTTTTTTGAATTCGGACAATGAGACAGAAAGAGCAAAAGCTGCGTTTCAG ATAGTTGTGTTAGCCAGGGTAATTAGTGCGTCAGATGAAGTGAATTTGACTGCAAGGGGAGTCACTGATCTTGTTGAATTATTGCAATCTGACCAATCGACCACTGTGGTCATTGCAG CACAACTTCTTGCTAGTTTGGCTCACATAAGAGCAGGTACTACTGATGCGATTGTCACCATGGGTGCTATAGAGCATCTCTCTGCTCATCTGGACTCAGAGGATGGAGAG GTTCGAACAGCTTGTGCAAGTGCTCTGGGTTACCTGACCTCCAATCGCTTTGCTCATCGACAGCTTCTGACAAAATGTAGAAAAAACCCTCACATATATGACCTCCTAAAGAAGAATTTAGCACAAGATGCCAGAATATCGCAATTCTTTACAGCAGAGTTTGAAAGACAGAGAAGAATAGGGTTTCCGTCCCTCAG TTTGGAGATAAATGGCGGCCCTCCTGTGCCTCACCGTGATAATAAAG GACTGTCGAAGAGACTGAACGCTAGGTGTAGTCGGTCAGCAGTCGGTGAGAGAGAAACACCAGCTCCTTTGCCGCACCATATAAGACAGAGGGCCAGAACCGCAAACCCGAGAAACAAAACGGGACAGACGTCCTGCCACGGTACCTAA
- the ankar gene encoding ankyrin and armadillo repeat-containing protein isoform X2 yields the protein MENPTDQSSDSAVRAALTAQSLLQKYDRRELQELLSLTSSNWLLSGEEHNQPVDAPPGIIRQMRNILAPNIIILAPFDSCLPLDYKVVHQIVRELTVGIYGFNQVPVISLVPNYDQSSTCQLPPAYYDTKVGQILINIDYTMKALWHGSYISREKRMRFSELWRSIMAVDSDGVPQTKKDVLAEFLNAGLTDISDDPCYQDIYKENIDVDPTYEPNSADEENLFSQYSENILIKLSAYLTSVRQHQNLFVFEGSHSLSNVVRLIEDSIDLATYQRLQKRLSDQIILVRKHLERNAEVSRDLAYLKLITFLVPLLISLRKKMLIPNLSQMLPPLSDDKLKTEREVPPHILGPEFACKHFPRKQDQYFHLHGGIEFDVGTPPLDDITEEMKVAFRTLQSQAANYLYELLRQDSTYKTQFPIPLSEIEGKSYNVISIELESLYPQQNTVQWWGALNASIKNLKGKRLPLTDIEQHEQFKKTFGSTKAIKCKNVAFGLKSAAERGLCAAFHSLSRRNPASHLHVLDEQGLSLLHHATANNQSHIILQLAAAGVNLNQTRSERFTNTGKPGVGGPFIEGAGLTPLHLAAQCGSLESLNCLLALQADYKLVDKRGWMAIHFAAFYGQVACIQALCRKDPTLLEMKTPAEYGSSPLLLSATSGSLEALDVLLSTGANWKEEDSKGNNTVHLAALYFHTDVLRHLIQLNLDGLPVWRILVEMIQSEDSRRLEMALRCLEALCVNTESSCEDIMEAGGIPVLVGLLCSDRQVVQCMATAVLCHMSENAKVCEDLVHHGAVPVVIKLLSGRQPELHSRCAVILADLAGHSEQHQSLIAQLGGVTLVVKLLTSDLQDVLVNAVRCIRTLCIRSPCNQTAVAHAGGVPHLVEFLSVNSVLQEEACLALAELARGHRENQELICETGAVDALVQALRERKIPVKVKAATALESIASHNPAIQQCFLRQSAANYLLQLLKVFQLDVREQGATSLWALAGQTLKQQKLMAEKMGYPVILDLLLSSSDKMQYVGCRAAIALIRDSRTHQDGFCREYGVPPLVRLLRGSRTALKTLLSVIKALGCLCIGVALKNNKNSQKIIYREKAIPTLLELLKSHESPEVKVQVAQTLACVLMGNQKLQREFWEQEDFSYEIVLELLMDENKNICLDAGHALSLFAYNNKAQQKVIRQMGGIPMKTYETFLNSDNETERAKAAFQIVVLARVISASDEVNLTARGVTDLVELLQSDQSTTVVIAAQLLASLAHIRAGTTDAIVTMGAIEHLSAHLDSEDGEVRTACASALGYLTSNRFAHRQLLTKCRKNPHIYDLLKKNLAQDARISQFFTAEFERQRRIGFPSLSLEINGGPPVPHRDNKGLSKRLNARCSRSAVGERETPAPLPHHIRQRARTANPRNKTGQTSCHGT from the exons ATGGAGAACCCAACCGACCAGAGCAGCGACAGTGCTGTTCGTGCTGCGTTGACCGCTCAGTCTTTACTGCAGAAATATGACCGCAGGGAACTGCAAGAACTGCTCAGCCTGACCTCCAGTAACTGGCTGCTCAGTGGTGAAGAACACAACCAGCCCGTGGATGCACCTCCAGGCATCATAAGACAAATGAGGAACATCTTAGCTCCCAACATAATCATTCTGGCTCCCTTTGACTCATGTTTGCCCCTGGATTACAAAGTGGTTCACCAGATTGTGAGGGAGCTGACTGTGGGAATATATGGTTTTAACCAAGTTCCTGTCATCAGTTTGGTGCCCAACTATGACCAGAGCTCCACGTGCCAGTTACCGCCAGCATATTACGATACAAAAGTCGGTCAGATACTAATAAACATAGATTATACCATGAAGGCTCTCTGGCACGGGAGTTACATTTCTAGAGAAAAACGCATGCGCTTCTCTGAGTTATGGAGATCTATCATGGCAGTGGATTCAGATGGTGTGCCTCAAACAAAGAAAGATGTGCTCGCAGAGTTCCTCAATGCAG GTTTAACAGACATCTCAGATGATCCATGTTATCAGGACATTTATAAGGAGAACATTGATGTAGACCCAACATATGAACCCAACAGTGCAGACGAGGAGAATCTCTTCTCACAATACTCAGAGAACATACTGATCAAGTTGAGCGCCTACCTGACCTCTGTCCGCCAGCACCAAAATCTCTTTGTGTTTGAGGGGTCTCATAGCCTGTCTAATGTGGTCCGACTCATTGAGGACAGCATTGATCTGGCCACCTACCAGAGGCTACAGAAAAGGCTGTCGGACCAGATTATTCTGGTGAGAAAGCACCTTGAGAGGAATGCAGAAGTCTCCAGAGACCTTGCATACCTGAAACTCATCACATTCCTGGTGCCCTTGCTGATATCTTTAAGGAAAAAGATGCTGATTCCTAATCTGTCTCAAATGCTCCCACCTTTGTCAG ATGACAAGCTGAAAACAGAACGAGAGGTTCCTCCACACATTCTTGGACCAGAATTTGCATGCAAGCACTTTCCACGAAAGCAAGATCAGTATTTTCACCTTCACGGAGGGATTGAATTTGATGTGGGGACTCCTCCTCTTGATGACATCACTGAGGAAATGAAG gtGGCTTTCAGAACTCTGCAGTCTCAAGCAGCCAATTATCTTTACGAGTTGCTTCGTCAGGACTCCACTTACAAAACACAGTTTCCAATTCCACTCAGTGAGATTGAAGGGAAAAG CTATAATGTCATCTCCATTGAGTTAGAATCGCTTTATCCCCAACAAAACACGGTTCAGTGGTGGGGGGCTTTAAACGCTTCCATTAAAAACCTCAAAGGGAAGAGACTGCCCTTGACGGACATTGAGCAACACGAGCAGTTCAAGAAAACATTTGGTTCCACAAAAGCTATAAAGTGCAAG AACGTGGCATTTGGGCTGAAATCAGCAGCAGAGAGAGGACTGTGTGCAGCGTTTCACTCACTAAGTCGCAGGAACCCAGCATCCCACCTGCATGTTCTTGATGAGCAGGGTCTCTCTCTGCTTCATCACGCTACAGCCAACAACCAATCACACATCATCCTTCAGCTTGCTGCAGCAGGAGTCAATCTCAACCAGACACGCAGTGAGAGATTCACTAACACAG GAAAACCAGGTGTTGGAGGTCCATTCATAGAAGGAGCTG gGCTCACACCATTGCACCTCGCTGCACAATGTGGCTCCCTTGAATCCTTAAACTGTCTTCTAGCACTGCAAGCAGACTATAAACTAGTGGATAAGAGAGGCTGGATGGCTATTCATTTTGCAGCCTTTTACGGACAGGTGGCATGTATTCAAGCACTATGCAGGAAAGACCCTACGTTATTGGAGATGAAGACCCCTGCTGA GTATGGTAGTTCACCACTCTTATTGTCAGCGACCTCTGGTTCACTGGAAGCTCTGGACGTCCTGCTGTCCACTGGGGCAAACTGGAAAGAGGAAGACAGCAAGGGAAATAACACAGTCCACCTGGCAGCACTTTACTTTCACACAGATGTCCTTAGACACCTCATTCAGCTGAACTTGGATGGGCTTCCTGTGTGGAGGATTCTTGTCG AAATGATCCAGAGTGAGGACTCCAGGCGGTTGGAGATGGCCCTCAGGTGTCTTGAGGCTCTTTGTGTAAACACTGAGTCCTCCTGTGAGGACATAATGGAAGCAG GAGGTATTCCGGTGCTGGTGGGCCTCCTTTGTTCAGACAGACAGGTGGTGCAGTGCATGGCTACAGCTGTGCTGTGTCATATGTCAGAGAATGCAAAAGTCTGTGAAGATCTGGTGCATCATGGTGCCGTACCGGTGGTGATCAAGCTCCTCAGTGGCCGTCAGCCTGAGCTGCACTCCCGCTGTGCTGTTATACTAGCCGATCTGGCGGGACACAGTGAGCAGCACCAAAGCCTTATTGCTCAGCTG GGTGGGGTGACCCTAGTGGTGAAGCTCCTGACCTCTGACCTCCAAGATGTGCTAGTAAATGCTGTCAGGTGCATCCGTACTCTATGCATCAGAAGCCCATGCAACCAAACTGCTGTTGCACACGCTGGAGGAGTTCCACATCTCGTCGAATTCCTGTCTGTGAACTCTG TATTGCAGGAAGAGGCTTGTTTGGCCCTTGCAGAGCTGGCTCGGGGTCACAGGGAGAACCAGGAGCTCATATGTGAGACAGGAGCGGTCGATGCACTGGTGCAAGCCCTGCGAGAGAGGAAGATACCTGTTAAGGTCAAGGCGGCCACAGCGCTTGAATCTATAGCCAGTCACAATCCTGCCATACAGCAGTGCTTCCTCAGGCAGTCGGCTGCTAACTATCTTTTACAACTTTTAAAG GTGTTCCAGCTGGACGTGCGGGAACAGGGTGCAACGTCTCTGTGGGCCCTGGCCGGGCAAACTCTGAAGCAACAGAAACTCATGGCAGAGAAGATGGGCTACCCTGTCATCCTTGACCTTCTTCTGTCCTCTTCAGACAAAATGCAATACGTGG GGTGCAGAGCGGCAATAGCGCTTATCCGAGATAGTCGTACCCATCAGGATGGCTTTTGCAGGGAGTACGGGGTGCCGCCTTTGGTGCGTTTGCTTCGAGGGTCACGAACAGCACTGAAGACCCTGCTCAGTGTCATCAAAGCCTTGGGTTGTTTGTGCATTG GAGTTGCgctcaaaaataataaaaacagtcaAAAGATTATTTACAGAGAAAAGGCCATTCCTACATTATTAGAGCTTTTAAAATCCCATGAATCTCCAGAGGTGAAG gTACAAGTGGCTCAGACTCTCGCCTGTGTGCTGATGGGGAACCAAAAACTCCAGAGGGAATTTTGGGAACAAGAGGACTTCTCTTATGAAATTGTTCTGGAGCTCCTGATGGATGAAAATAAA AACATTTGTCTGGATGCTGGACATGCATTATCCCTGTTTGCATACAACAACAAAGCACAACAGAAGGTAATTCGACAAATGGGAGGAATTCCAATGAAGACATACGAGACTTTTTTGAATTCGGACAATGAGACAGAAAGAGCAAAAGCTGCGTTTCAG ATAGTTGTGTTAGCCAGGGTAATTAGTGCGTCAGATGAAGTGAATTTGACTGCAAGGGGAGTCACTGATCTTGTTGAATTATTGCAATCTGACCAATCGACCACTGTGGTCATTGCAG CACAACTTCTTGCTAGTTTGGCTCACATAAGAGCAGGTACTACTGATGCGATTGTCACCATGGGTGCTATAGAGCATCTCTCTGCTCATCTGGACTCAGAGGATGGAGAG GTTCGAACAGCTTGTGCAAGTGCTCTGGGTTACCTGACCTCCAATCGCTTTGCTCATCGACAGCTTCTGACAAAATGTAGAAAAAACCCTCACATATATGACCTCCTAAAGAAGAATTTAGCACAAGATGCCAGAATATCGCAATTCTTTACAGCAGAGTTTGAAAGACAGAGAAGAATAGGGTTTCCGTCCCTCAG TTTGGAGATAAATGGCGGCCCTCCTGTGCCTCACCGTGATAATAAAG GACTGTCGAAGAGACTGAACGCTAGGTGTAGTCGGTCAGCAGTCGGTGAGAGAGAAACACCAGCTCCTTTGCCGCACCATATAAGACAGAGGGCCAGAACCGCAAACCCGAGAAACAAAACGGGACAGACGTCCTGCCACGGTACCTAA